A window of Penaeus monodon isolate SGIC_2016 chromosome 40, NSTDA_Pmon_1, whole genome shotgun sequence contains these coding sequences:
- the LOC119598084 gene encoding uncharacterized protein LOC119598084 encodes MTYGSKTWTTTKIQERKLASAQRRMERLVLGISLRDKRRATWIRKQTKVETIVRIIKKKEWPWAGLIRRRQDECWTKKVIDRDIINTRRPDIRSEWRDELAELRGNRTGNRECKIGMKKTTTLG; translated from the coding sequence atgacctatggatcaaaaaCATGGACTACGACCAAGATACAGGAGAGGAAACTAGCAAGTGCCCAGAGAAGAATGGAAAGATTGGTGCTGGGAATTAGCTTAAGAGATAAGAGGAGGGCAacgtggatcaggaaacagacCAAAGTGGAAACCATAGTTAGGATCATTAAGAAAAAGGAATGGCCATGGGCAGGCCTCATAAGGCGGAGACAAGACGAATgctggacaaagaaagtaattgACCGGGATATAATTAACACAAGGAGACCAGACATTAGATCTGAGTGGCGTGACGAACTAGCAGAATTAAGAGGGAACAGAACTGGAAACAGAGAGTGCAAGAtcggaatgaaaaaaacaacaacattgggATAG
- the LOC119597809 gene encoding eukaryotic translation initiation factor 3 subunit D-like isoform X2: MGLQVLRRVDWRQKLDTQRGAVLANELKNNACKLAKWTVQAILAGSDQIKFGYVSRVNVRDSTKHMILGTQQFKPMEFANQINLNMDNAWGILRCIIDMCMKLPDGKYLIMKDPNKAMIRLYDIPDNTFESDEEENEKQGDE; the protein is encoded by the exons ATGGGACTCCAAGTACTCAGGAGGGTAGACTGGCGCCAGAAGTTGGACACTCAGCGTGGTGCTGTGTTGGCCAATGAGCTGAAGAATAATGCCTGTAAACTTGCAAAATGGACAGTTCAGGCTATCTTGGCAGGCTCGGACCAGATCAAGTTCGG CTATGTGTCCCGTGTGAATGTGCGTGATTCAACCAAGCACATGATCCTGGGGACGCAGCAGTTCAAGCCCATGGAGTTTGCCAACCAAATCAACCTCAACATGGATAACGCCTGGGGTATTTTGCGTTGCATCATTGACATGTGCATGAAACTGCCTGATGGCAAGTACCTCATCATGAAGGATCCTAACAAG GCCATGATTCGTCTCTATGACATCCCGGACAACACCTTCGAGtcagacgaagaagaaaacgagaaacaag gtGATGAGTAA
- the LOC119597809 gene encoding eukaryotic translation initiation factor 3 subunit D-like isoform X1: MGLQVLRRVDWRQKLDTQRGAVLANELKNNACKLAKWTVQAILAGSDQIKFGYVSRVNVRDSTKHMILGTQQFKPMEFANQINLNMDNAWGILRCIIDMCMKLPDGKYLIMKDPNKAMIRLYDIPDNTFESDEEENEKQGDGEGDE, translated from the exons ATGGGACTCCAAGTACTCAGGAGGGTAGACTGGCGCCAGAAGTTGGACACTCAGCGTGGTGCTGTGTTGGCCAATGAGCTGAAGAATAATGCCTGTAAACTTGCAAAATGGACAGTTCAGGCTATCTTGGCAGGCTCGGACCAGATCAAGTTCGG CTATGTGTCCCGTGTGAATGTGCGTGATTCAACCAAGCACATGATCCTGGGGACGCAGCAGTTCAAGCCCATGGAGTTTGCCAACCAAATCAACCTCAACATGGATAACGCCTGGGGTATTTTGCGTTGCATCATTGACATGTGCATGAAACTGCCTGATGGCAAGTACCTCATCATGAAGGATCCTAACAAG GCCATGATTCGTCTCTATGACATCCCGGACAACACCTTCGAGtcagacgaagaagaaaacgagaaacaagGTGATGGTGAGG gtGATGAGTAA